From Ovis aries strain OAR_USU_Benz2616 breed Rambouillet chromosome 21, ARS-UI_Ramb_v3.0, whole genome shotgun sequence, a single genomic window includes:
- the LOC101105698 gene encoding olfactory receptor 8B12-like translates to MAAGNTSSVIEFILTGLTDQPELQLPLFFLFLCFYVVTVVGNLGLITLIGLNSHLHIPMYFFLFNLSFIDFSYSTTLTPKMLMGFVLEKNIISYAGCMTQFFFFCFFVFSESYILSAMAYDRYVAICKPLVYTVTMSPQACLLLLLGVYGMGVFGAVAHMGNIMFMTFCGDDLVNHYMCDIIPLLELSCNSSYINLLVVFIVVTIGIGVPIVTIFISYGFILSSILHISSTEGRSKAFSTCSSHIIVVSLFFGSGAFMYLKPPSILPLDQGKVSSVFYTAVVPMLNPLIYSLRNKDVKVALKKTLSIKTFS, encoded by the coding sequence ATGGCTGCAGGTAACACCTCCTCTGTGATCGAGTTCATCCTCACAGGCTTAACAGATCAGCCAGAACTCCAGCTCCCCCTCTTCTTCCTGTTTCTGTGTTTCTATGTGGTCACCGTAGtggggaacctgggtttgataaCGCTGATTGGACTGAATTCTCACCTTCATATtcccatgtactttttcctcttcAACCTGTCCTTCATAGATTTTAGTTACTCCACTACCCTCACCCCTAAAATGCTGATGGGTTTTGTCTTAGAGAAGAACATCATTTCCTATGCAGGGTGTATGActcagttctttttcttctgtttctttgtcttttctgaaTCCTACATCCTGTCGGCGATGGCATACGACCGCTATGTCGCCATCTGTAAGCCACTGGTGTACACGGTCACCATGTCTCCTCAGGCGTGTTTACTCCTTTTGTTGGGGGTCTATGGGATGGGAGTGTTTGGAGCTGTGGCTCATATGGGAAACATAATGTTTATGACCTTCTGTGGTGATGACCTTGTGAATCACTATATGTGTGACATCATTCCCCTCCTTGAGCTCTCCTGTAACAGTTCTTACATAAATCTGCTGGTGGTCTTTATTGTTGTGACCATTGGCATTGGTGTGCCCATTGTGACCATTTTTATCTCTTATGGTTTCATTCTTTCTAGCATTCTCCACATCAGCTCCACTGAGGGCCGATCCAAAGCCTTTAGTACATGCAGCTCGCATATAATtgtggtttctcttttctttgggtCAGGAGCTTTTATGTACCTCAAACCACCTTCTATTTTACCCCTTGATCAGGGGAAAGTGTCCTCTGTATTCTACACTGCTGTGGTGCCCATGCTTAACCCATTAATCTACAGTCTGAGGAATAAGGATGTTAAAGTTGCCCTGAAGAAAACCTTGAGCATAAAAACCTTCTCTTGA